The Solibacillus sp. FSL W7-1436 genome window below encodes:
- a CDS encoding aldo/keto reductase gives MKKRQLGTSNLQISEISLGCMSLPPNPTQAEEVIHAAIDADINYFDTADLYNQGENEKVVGAALKQHRHNVFVASKVGNRWEEGKEGWGWDTSADYINKAVRDSLKRLQTDYLDLYQLHGGTTEDNWEEITDTFESLKKEGLIREYGISSIRPNVFMPFLQNSAAVSNMMQFNIFDERASEFFEPIQQTGASVVTRGSIAKGLLTNEWRTRLKSYMSYDEAAAKDVLQKIELQFGDVHAAALAFNLQYPTVASTVIGARTVTQLQQNLDAYEKAQSMQNISEIDSWTKTDRYTEHR, from the coding sequence ATGAAAAAACGACAATTAGGTACAAGCAATCTTCAAATCTCTGAAATTAGTTTAGGCTGTATGTCATTACCTCCAAATCCGACACAAGCAGAAGAGGTCATCCATGCTGCAATTGATGCGGACATTAACTATTTTGATACCGCCGATCTATATAACCAGGGAGAAAACGAAAAAGTTGTTGGCGCGGCATTGAAGCAGCACCGACACAATGTATTCGTGGCATCTAAAGTCGGAAACCGCTGGGAAGAAGGAAAGGAAGGCTGGGGCTGGGATACATCCGCAGATTATATTAATAAAGCGGTCCGTGACAGCCTGAAGCGGCTACAGACAGATTACTTGGATCTTTACCAGTTACATGGCGGTACGACAGAAGATAATTGGGAAGAAATTACCGACACATTTGAAAGTTTGAAAAAGGAAGGACTTATCCGCGAATACGGCATTTCCTCCATCCGACCGAATGTTTTCATGCCATTTCTGCAAAACAGTGCTGCGGTCAGCAATATGATGCAGTTTAATATTTTTGATGAACGGGCAAGTGAATTTTTCGAACCGATCCAACAGACAGGTGCTTCTGTCGTAACACGCGGATCGATTGCAAAAGGCTTGCTGACGAACGAATGGCGCACACGTTTAAAATCTTATATGAGCTATGATGAAGCGGCGGCAAAAGACGTGCTGCAAAAAATTGAACTGCAGTTCGGGGATGTTCATGCAGCAGCCCTTGCTTTCAATTTACAATACCCGACGGTTGCTTCGACAGTTATTGGGGCACGTACAGTCACGCAACTGCAGCAAAATCTGGATGCTTACGAAAAAGCGCAATCAATGCAAAATATTTCGGAGATCGACAGCTGGACAAAAACCGACCGTTACACTGAACATA